One segment of Chelonia mydas isolate rCheMyd1 chromosome 13, rCheMyd1.pri.v2, whole genome shotgun sequence DNA contains the following:
- the DAD1 gene encoding dolichyl-diphosphooligosaccharide--protein glycosyltransferase subunit DAD1 yields the protein MSGAAAAGGGSVGSVVRRFLAEYSSGTASRLKVLDAYLLYVLLSGALQFGYCLGVGTFPFNSFLSGFISAVGSFILGVCLRIQINPQNKGDFQGISPERAFADFLFASTILHLVVINFVG from the exons ATGTCGGGCGCGGCGGCGGCCGGCGGCGGCTCGGTGGGCTCCGTGGTGCGGCGCTTCCTGGCCGAGTACAGCAGCGGCACCGCCAGCCGCCTCAAGGTGCTGGACGCGTATCTGCTCTACGTGCTGCTGAGCGGCGCGCTGCAGTTCGGCTACTGCCTGGGCGTGGGCACCTTCCCCTTCAACTCCTTCCTCAGCGGCTTCATCTCCGCCGTGGGCAGCTTCATCCTGGGCG TTTGCCTGCGGATCCAGATCAACCCACAGAACAAAGGTGACTTCCAGGGCATCTCGCCAGAGCGGGCCTTCGCCGACTTCCTCTTCGCCAGCACCATCCTGCACCTCGTCGTCATCAACTTCGTGGGCTGA